In the genome of Hyphomicrobium sp. CS1GBMeth3, the window GCGCTCGTGCGTCTCGCGCAGGACTTCTCCATGCGCGTGCCGTTGATCGACGGGCAGGGCAACTTCGGCTCCGTCGATGGCGATCCGCCGGCGGCCGAGCGCTACACGGAAGCGCGGCTTTCGAAGATCGCGGGCTTCCTGCTCGACGATCTCGACAAGGAGACGGTCGACTTCAAGCCGAACTACGACGACCGCCTGCAGGAGCCGTCGGTGCTGCCGGCGAAGTTCCCGAACCTGCTCGTCAACGGTGCCGGCGGCATCGCGGTCGGCATGGCGACGAACATCCCGCCGCACAACCTCGGCGAGGTCATCGACGCCTGCATTCTGATGCTCGACAATCCCGAGACGACGATCGACGACCTGACGCAGATCATCCCGGCTCCGGACTTCCCGACCGGGGGGCTCATCCTCGGACGTGCCGGTGCGCTCAACGCCTATCACAAGGGCCGCGGCTCGATCATCATGCGCGCCAAGGTCGAGGTGGAGGAGATCCGTAAGGATCGCGACGCCCTGATCGTCACCGCGATTCCGTATCAGGTGAACAAGAAGACCCTGATCGAGAAGATCGCCGATCTCGTGCGCGAGAAGAAGGTCGAGGGCATCGCCGACATCTGGGACGAGACGAACCGCGAAGGTATGCGCATCGTCATCGAGCTCAAGCGCGATGCCATTGCCGACGTGGTGCTGAACCAGCTCTGGCGCTACTCCGACCTGCAGACCACGTTCGGCGCCAACATGCTGGCGATCAACGGCGGCAAGCCCGAGCAGCTCAACTTGCGGGACATTATCGAGGCGTTCACCAGCTTCCGCCAGGAGGTGGTGACGCGGCGCACGCGCTATCTGTTGTTCAAGGCGCGCGAGCGGGCGCACACGTTGGTCGGTCTCGCGATCGCGGTCGCCAATATCGACGAGGTGATCAAGCTGATCCGCTATTCGCCGTCGCCGGCGGAAGCGAAAGCCCAGCTCATGGAGCGCCATTGGCCGGCGAAGGACATGGCGCCGCTGATCGAGCTGATCGCCGATCCGCGGCATGGGCTCGCAGCGGATGGGACCTACCAGCTCTCCGACGAGCAGGCGAAGGCGATCCTGGAACTGCGTCTTGCCCGCCTCACCGCGCTGGGGCGGGACGAGATCGGCGATGAGCTCAAGAAGATCGCCGAGGAGATCAAGGACTACCTCGCGATCCTATCGTCGAGGCTGCGGATCATCGACATCGTCAAGGGCGAGCTCGCCGCCATCAAGGACGAGTTTGCGACGCCGCGTAAAACCGAGATCGTCGACATCGAGGGCGAGGTCGAGGACGAGGATCTGATCGCGCGCGAGGACGTCGTCGTCACCGTGTCGCACAAGGGCTACATCAAACGCGTGCCGCTCTCGGCCTACCGGGCGCAGCGGCGCGGCGGCAAGGGCCGCTCGGGCATGGCGACGCGCGACGAGGATTTCGTCACGCAGATCTTCATCACCTCGACGCATACGCCGGTGCTGTTCTTCTCGTCGCGCGGCATGTGCTACCGCATGAAGGTCTGGCGACTGCCCGCTGCGACGCCGCAGTCAGCCGGCAAGGCGCTGATCAATCTCCTGCCGCTGGCGCAGGGCGAGGTGATCACCTCGATCCTGCCGTTACCGGAGGACCAGGAGACGTGGTCCAGGCTCGAGCTGATGTTCGCGACGAAGAGCGGCGGCGTGCGCCGCAATGCGCTCACCGACTTCGAGAACATCAACCGCAACGGCAAGATTGCCATGAAGCTCGACGCGGGCGAGGACGGCGCGACTGACCGTATCGTCTCGGTGGCGATCTGCTCGCCCGAGGACGACGTGGTGCTGACCACGGCGCAGGGCCGCTGCATCCGCTTCCTTATCAAGGATGAGGTGCGCCTGTTCAAAGGGCGCGATTCGTCTGGCGTGCGGGGCATCAAGCTGGATGACGGCGACGAGGTGATCTCGATGGCGATCCTAACGCATGTGGATGCGTCGCCGGCTGAGCGCGGTGCCTATCTGAAGCAGGCGGCGCAGATCCGACGCAGCGAGAGCGGCGAGGAGAGCGAGGCTGCGGAGATCGAGGTCGAGGTGGAGGAGGGCGAGGAGGCCGGGGCTGCCGAGCTTTCACCCGAACGCTACGCCGAGCTTTCGGCCAAGGAACAGTTCGTGCTGACCGTCTCCGAGCGTGGGTTCGGCAAGCGTAGCTCGTCGTACGAGTACAGGACGTCCGGGCGTGGCGGCAAAGGCATCGTCGCCATGGTGGTCAACGAGCGCAACGGCGATCTCGTCGCGTCGTTCGCGGTCGAGCATTCGGATCAGATCATGCTGGTGACGGACGGCGGGCAGCTCATCCGCTGTCCTGTCGACGATGTGCGTATCGCGGGCCGCAACACGCAGGGCGTGCGCATCTTCAAGACTGACGCGGACGAGCACGTGGTTTCGGTCGAGCGTATTTCGGATGAGGGCGAGGACGCGGAAAACGGAGAGGGTGGCGAGGCGTAGCCTCGGCTAATCGTCTCCTGCGCGCGCAAGCAGCGTCTGTTGTTCATACGGGACGGGGATGGCACCAGTGCTGGTGTCATCCCCGTCTCGTTTTACGCGTCCTTAGAACCGGCTCGTGACGGTCAGGAAGTAAGCGCGCGGTGAGCCGGGCGTGATGTTGTTGTTGTTATGCGCCGTCGAGTAGTACTCGGTATCGAGCACGTTCTCGACGTTGAGCTGCGCCGCCAGGTTCTCGTTGATGTCCCAGAACAGCGCCGCGTCGAGACGGGCGAAGCCGGGCAGCGTTACTGTATTATCTATGCTCGCGTACATGTCGCTACGGCTAACAACGCCAACAGCTGCAGCCCAGTTGGGCATGAAGTGATATTTGTTCCACAGTGAGAAAGTATGGCGCGGGACGAGGGCGACCTCGTTGCCCGTCGTGGACGAAACGGTCCTTCCGCCCTCCAGAACTTCCGCCACTTGGTACCCGTAGCCCGCGACGACCTCCCAGTTGTCCGTGACATAGCCGGTTAAAGTCAGTTCGCCGCCCTCTGTACGGGTCTTGCCGATCTGAGCGCTCTCGCCGCCCCCGATCGCAACGAGCTGGTTCTCGCGGTCCAGCATGAAGAGAGCGCCGGTGAACGAGAGACGGGGCGCCACGTCCCATTTGAAGCCAATCTCCCGGTTCAGGAATTCTTCTGGCCGCATGTCGGCATTCGCGGCGCTCAGCGTGCTGAACTGCTCACCAGAGAACGGCAGGAACGATTTCGAGTAGCTTGCATAGAGCGAAAGCTGCTCCAGCGGCTTGAATACGACGCCGACGCGGGGCGACCAGACCTCGTCGACCCGTGCCTCTGCGGCGCCGTCGGAATTAGAGAAGTCGAGATCGAAGCGGTCGAACCGAATGCCTCCGATGACCTCGAAGTAGCGCCCTATTTCAAGCTGATCCTGGAGGTAGACGCCCGCAAGAGTGAGTTCCGTGCGGTTCAGAGGGCCCTCTTTGGTTCCCCACGGAGGGGAGGTGAAAGTGACGGGATCATCGAACGGAACGACCGGATTCCAACCGTCTGCGAGACCGTAGTTGCCAGAGACCGGATCGCGCAGCGTGTCTGTCTGCTGATGGCCGAGCTCGACGCCGGCCAGCAGCGTGTGGCGGATGCCGCTGCCCATATCCACTTTCGCCGACACATCCGTCTGGTTGAAGATGCTCTCTCGCTCCATCAACGAATTATACGCGCCAAGCGTGATTGTTCCCGCATTGCCCAATGCGCTGTTGGCATAGACGTTCTGATAGAACTTCTCATAGTCGCCGTACTGCGTGTGGTTTTTCACCTGCACGCCGTTGTCAAACTTATGTTCGATGGTCGCGGTCGCCACATGTGACTTGAAGTACATGTAGCTGTCATCCGGGTTGCCAAAGAATGTGCTGTCGTCAGTCTTGGCGGGTTTGCCGGTGCGGCTATCGGACGGAATCCCGCGATCCACGGTGCGGTCATCTCTGAAGTACTCGTACGCGAGGTGCACCTTCGTGTTGTCGTCGGGGCGGAACATGATCTTCGGGTTGATGCCGTAGCGCTCGAGATCCACGAAGTCGCGGTAGCTGCCGGAATCCTCGTACATGCCAAGGATGCGGAAGGCAAAATCGTTGCTGATTGCCTGGCCGGCATCAACCTCGACGCGCTTGGTATCGAACGAGCCGTAGGTCGTCGTGGCTTCGTAAATGCGCTCACCCTCGGCCTTCTTGGTGACGCGGTTGATGACGCCACCGCCGCCGCCGCGGCCGAAAATCATGGCGTTGGGGCCCTTCAGGACCTCGATGCGATCAACGTTATAGAGATCGCGGAAGTACTGCACGTCGTCGCGCACGCCGTCGACGAAGAAGTCGGCCGTCGTGCTGACACCGCGGATGGTTGGCGCATCGCGGTGGCCTTCGCCCTGGCCGACGACGATGCCCGGCACGTAGGACAGCGCTGTGCGCATGTCGCGCGAGCCCTGGTCCTTGGCCAGCTCTTTGGGAACCACCGTGATCGACTGGGGAATATCCTTGAGCGGGGTATCGGTTTTCGTCGCCGTCGATGTGCGTGTGGCGCGGTAGCCATCGACGCCGCCATCCGATGAGAGGTTGCCGCGGGTTTCCTCGGCAGCCTCAGTGCTGGCAACCGGCTCGGCCTCGACAGCGGGAGAGGGCTGTGCTGCTGCGGCCGGAGCGGCCTTCCTTTTCTTTGCAGCCGCTTTTTTGGCTTGAGCGGTCACCTGGACGGGCGGCAGCTCCGTCTGCGTTTGCTCCTGTGCTCGGGCTCCTGCTCCTGCTAGGCCGGCCGACATCGCCACAGAGACAGCCACCGCTGCATAACTCTGCAGCTTCTTCTCTCCACGCATTGCTATCTTTCCCCTTGAGATCTGCGCAGCCGTTCCCAGCTCAGCAGGGTCCGTCTGTGGGGGAACGATATAGTTTGCGTACTGTGCAAGTAAACATTGATAATTGCGTTGGTTGGTGAGGGGGGGCGTAGTGATGCCGTTCTGTCACATTCAGCGGCGTCAACGGTGAAGGTGCGTCGGATAGTGTGGTGTCTCCCGTGCGATGCGCCGTCGTTCGATTTCAAGAACCGACGGATTTTTTGCTTTACTTGCTCGTAAAAGCATACTTTGGCTGCCAAGATAATCTGACGCGGGATCTGATAATTGGCTTTGAATCAAGTCGTTATGCCTTCGCGTTCGATTCCTCTTGAATTTCGCCGGCGTGGCTTACGCACATCCCTACGGGCGGCTGGTGTACAAGTGCGGCGACCTATTTGTTGACTTTTATAGTGTGGTATTATTTTCTCAGTCCTGTCTGAGGCTTGGGGAGCGTTCTCTCAGTGTGCCTCCTGTTGTTGTGCGTCTCGACGACGTGGGGACCTTAGGTGGGGGGAATATATGAGTTCAGTTGTTGAGCCGGCTGCGACGCCGCATTGCTTGAGCCTTGGTGCGCAAGTTTCCGAAGGTGGTTTTTTTTCCGGCACTGACGGCCGTAAGTCGACATCGTCGGTGAAGCTCTTTACCACCTTCGCACTGTTGGCCGTGAGCCCCACTACGATTGCGCAGGCGCAGCAATCGGCAGAGCCGGCCCCATTGCCACCGATAACCGTCGAGACGACTGCCAAAAAGAAAAAGCAGGCCGCCGCCAAGAAGAAGGCCGGGCCGACGAGCCCGGCGCCTGTTGCGCCGACGCAGGCCGCGGCCGCGCCCGAGCCGAGCGATGTGCCGCCGCTGCCGGGTCAGGCTGGTCCTGTCGCACCTGGTGAGTACAAGACCGACTACGTGTCGTCGGCCAAGGTAACGGGGCCACTGCTCGATACGCCGCAGACCATCACGGTCGTGCCCGGCACGATCATTCAGGAGCGCAAGACCACCAACCTCATCGAGACGCTGCGGCAGACGCCGGGCATCACGATCGATGCCGGCGAAAATGCTTTCGGCTCAGGTGGCAACGCGTTTAACATCCGCGGCTTCAACTCCACGGGCAGCGTCTTTATCGATGGCACGCGCGACAACGGCAGCTACACCAAGGACGTGTTCAACGTCGAGCAGGTCGAGATCTTCAAGGGGCCTGCGGCTGACAACGGCCGTGGAGGTGCTGGTGGTTACGTCAACATCGTGACCAAGAAGCCGCAGCAGGAGAACTTCGTCGAAGGCAATGTCGGCATCGGCTTCGACGAATACGATTCCGAGATGCGCCGCCGCGCTGCGCTCGACGTCAATCAGTTCTCCGGCACGACGGCCGTGCGCCTGAACACGTTCATCCAGGACGGTGGTCTGGCGGGTGTGGATGTTGCCGAGGCGAATGCCTGGGGCGTGGCACCGTCCGTTGCGTTCGGGCTCGGCACCGATACGCGCGCCATCTTCACCTATGAGCACGTCGAGCGTCGCGACGTTCCGGATGCGGGCGTGGCGATCAATCGTGCGCGCCCGCTATTCGGTGTTGGTATCGATGGTGCGGGACCGCGTCCGGGTGTGAGCAACCTGCCGCGCGACACGTTCTTCGGTCTGTCTTCGGACTACGATGACGTAAACGCAGACACGTTCCTGGCGCGCTTCGAGCACGACATCGTACCCGGCGTCACGATCAGCAACCAGACGCGTTGGGCGCAGGTGGATCGCGAAGCGCGGTATCACATTGGCGGTAATGGCTCTGCGCTGCCGTCTGCCTCGATGTTCTATTACGATCGCGGTAATGAGAGCATCTATAATCAGACGAATCTGAGCGCGCGGTTCAATACGGGTGCGTTGCGTCACACTCTAGCTACCGGTGTCGAGCTCTCGCGAGAGAAGAGCGACGCTTTGCGGTTTACCGGCGCAGATCCAACGCAGGACAGCAATGTCCAGATCGATACGATCTCTTACTACCTCTATGACACCGTTGACCTGAGCCGGCATTGGCAGGTCGTGGGCGGCATTCGCGTTGACCACTACGATGTGGAGCTTGAAGGAGACGCCATTCCCGGCGTCGGTGGCGCAACCCGATACAGCGATAGCGATACGTCGATCGGCGGAAAGGTCGGCGTGGTCTACAAGCCTGTGAGAGAAGGCAGCCTCTATGCGTCCTACGGCACGGGACACCTGCCTCACGGAGCGCTCCTGTCCAATCCTGACATCTCGCGCACGGGTGGTAACGGCTTCCCCGGCTTCATTGCCGGCGCCGATCCGGTTGAGATGCACAACTACGAAATCGGCGTGAAGTGGGATTGGTTCGGCGGCAAGCTGTCGACGACGGCTGCGCTCTTCCATACCGTGAAGAATAATGTCGCTTATCTGAACGGTGACGATATCGTCTACGGCGAGCAGCAGGTGCAGGGCATCGAGCTTGGCATCGCAGGCAACCTCACCGATCGCTGGAGGGTGTTCGGCGGCTTGGTGTTGATGGACAGCGAGCGCAAGCATGGATCCGCAGTCGATGCGGCCCTCGGCGGTGACTATGGCGGCAACGCCGAGAACGGCTTCCCGGGCGTGACGAGCACCAATGGCGAACAGCTGGCTTTTACGCCGAAAGTATTCGCCACCCTGTGGTCGACCTACGACGTCACAGACAAGATCACGCTCGGCGCGGGCTTCCAGTACACGGGCGAGTCGTACATCGGTCGCCCGGATGACGCGCTGCGCGTCATTCCCAACGGCAAGTACGGCAAGCTGCCGGACTACTTCCTCGTCAACCTGATGGCCTCGTACGACATCACGGACAACATCGAGCTGTCGCTCAATGTCGACAACGTATTCGACGAGACCTACCTGACGACGGCAAACTGGAACGGAAGCTGGGGGTACCTCGGCGCGCCGCGCACCTACTGGCTGAGCGCGAACTTCAAGTACTGAGGCAGTCTCGTTTTCTGACTTCAGTTGGAAACAATATCTCGACATTTTCGGCCCGGGCGTGCTTGTTACGCCCGGGCCGATCATTTTAGTCAAATCTTTGATCGGTGCTGCGGACACAAGGAACGCTACGGCTTCCTGGTCTAGAGGACTAACGAGCCGGTCCAGCCCGGTCCGATCGCTGGTGTTGCAAGGAGTATTGGTATGCTCGTCACGATCCCCGACGTGCTCAAACCCGAGGAAGTGGCGCATGTCCGCCGCGTCCTCGAAAGCACCAACTGGGTGGATGGGCGCGTGACGGCTGGTGACCAGGCGGTCAAGGTCAAGAACAACCTTCAGGTTCCGATCGATGCGCCGGCAGCGCAGGATCTCGGGCAGATCGTCCTGCGCGCGCTCGCCAACAATCCGAAGTTCATGACGGCGGCGCTGCCGCTGCGCGTGCTGCCGCCCATGTTCAATCGTTACGACGAGGGCATGACGTTCGGCGCGCATGTGGATGGCTCGATCCGCGCGCTGCCCGGCGGGCAGCGGATGCGCACGGACGTGTCGTCGACGCTGTTTCTGACGCCGCCCGAGGAGTACGATGGCGGTGAGCTTGTCGTGCACGACACCTACGGCACGCACTCGGTGAAGTTGCCGGCGGGGCACATGGTCGTCTATCCGGCGACCAGCATGCATAGCGTGACGCCCGTTACGCGGGGTAGCCGCTGGGCCTCGTTCTTCTGGACGCAGTCGATGATCAAGGACGACTGGCAGCGACACATGCTCTACGATCTCGACATGTCGATCATGAGCATCCGCGCGCGACTTCCCGACGACGATCCTGCCGTGATCGCGCTTGCGGCGCATTATCACAATCTGATCCGGCACTGGGCGGAGACCTGAGGCGCGTGCAGTCCGCCACTCCGAGCCCCGTCTGCCTCGCCGATTACGAGCGGCTGGCCGAGCAGCGGCTCGGCGCCATGGCGTGGGCGTATTTCTCGGGGGGATCGGCGGACGAGATTACGCTCGGATGGAACCGGCAGGCATTCGATCGCCTGGCTATCGTGCCGCGCGTGCTGGCCGGCGGAAAAGGCGGGCACACGCGTCTTGAGCTGATTGGGCGCA includes:
- the gyrA gene encoding DNA gyrase subunit A — encoded protein: MSDTSDRPGASGPSDIRPVLIQDEMKRSYLEYAMSVIISRALPDVRDGLKPVHRRILYAMQRLGLDWNKKHMKSSKVVGDTMGDFHPHGNLAIYDALVRLAQDFSMRVPLIDGQGNFGSVDGDPPAAERYTEARLSKIAGFLLDDLDKETVDFKPNYDDRLQEPSVLPAKFPNLLVNGAGGIAVGMATNIPPHNLGEVIDACILMLDNPETTIDDLTQIIPAPDFPTGGLILGRAGALNAYHKGRGSIIMRAKVEVEEIRKDRDALIVTAIPYQVNKKTLIEKIADLVREKKVEGIADIWDETNREGMRIVIELKRDAIADVVLNQLWRYSDLQTTFGANMLAINGGKPEQLNLRDIIEAFTSFRQEVVTRRTRYLLFKARERAHTLVGLAIAVANIDEVIKLIRYSPSPAEAKAQLMERHWPAKDMAPLIELIADPRHGLAADGTYQLSDEQAKAILELRLARLTALGRDEIGDELKKIAEEIKDYLAILSSRLRIIDIVKGELAAIKDEFATPRKTEIVDIEGEVEDEDLIAREDVVVTVSHKGYIKRVPLSAYRAQRRGGKGRSGMATRDEDFVTQIFITSTHTPVLFFSSRGMCYRMKVWRLPAATPQSAGKALINLLPLAQGEVITSILPLPEDQETWSRLELMFATKSGGVRRNALTDFENINRNGKIAMKLDAGEDGATDRIVSVAICSPEDDVVLTTAQGRCIRFLIKDEVRLFKGRDSSGVRGIKLDDGDEVISMAILTHVDASPAERGAYLKQAAQIRRSESGEESEAAEIEVEVEEGEEAGAAELSPERYAELSAKEQFVLTVSERGFGKRSSSYEYRTSGRGGKGIVAMVVNERNGDLVASFAVEHSDQIMLVTDGGQLIRCPVDDVRIAGRNTQGVRIFKTDADEHVVSVERISDEGEDAENGEGGEA
- a CDS encoding TonB-dependent receptor; this translates as MSSVVEPAATPHCLSLGAQVSEGGFFSGTDGRKSTSSVKLFTTFALLAVSPTTIAQAQQSAEPAPLPPITVETTAKKKKQAAAKKKAGPTSPAPVAPTQAAAAPEPSDVPPLPGQAGPVAPGEYKTDYVSSAKVTGPLLDTPQTITVVPGTIIQERKTTNLIETLRQTPGITIDAGENAFGSGGNAFNIRGFNSTGSVFIDGTRDNGSYTKDVFNVEQVEIFKGPAADNGRGGAGGYVNIVTKKPQQENFVEGNVGIGFDEYDSEMRRRAALDVNQFSGTTAVRLNTFIQDGGLAGVDVAEANAWGVAPSVAFGLGTDTRAIFTYEHVERRDVPDAGVAINRARPLFGVGIDGAGPRPGVSNLPRDTFFGLSSDYDDVNADTFLARFEHDIVPGVTISNQTRWAQVDREARYHIGGNGSALPSASMFYYDRGNESIYNQTNLSARFNTGALRHTLATGVELSREKSDALRFTGADPTQDSNVQIDTISYYLYDTVDLSRHWQVVGGIRVDHYDVELEGDAIPGVGGATRYSDSDTSIGGKVGVVYKPVREGSLYASYGTGHLPHGALLSNPDISRTGGNGFPGFIAGADPVEMHNYEIGVKWDWFGGKLSTTAALFHTVKNNVAYLNGDDIVYGEQQVQGIELGIAGNLTDRWRVFGGLVLMDSERKHGSAVDAALGGDYGGNAENGFPGVTSTNGEQLAFTPKVFATLWSTYDVTDKITLGAGFQYTGESYIGRPDDALRVIPNGKYGKLPDYFLVNLMASYDITDNIELSLNVDNVFDETYLTTANWNGSWGYLGAPRTYWLSANFKY
- a CDS encoding Fe2+-dependent dioxygenase, which gives rise to MLVTIPDVLKPEEVAHVRRVLESTNWVDGRVTAGDQAVKVKNNLQVPIDAPAAQDLGQIVLRALANNPKFMTAALPLRVLPPMFNRYDEGMTFGAHVDGSIRALPGGQRMRTDVSSTLFLTPPEEYDGGELVVHDTYGTHSVKLPAGHMVVYPATSMHSVTPVTRGSRWASFFWTQSMIKDDWQRHMLYDLDMSIMSIRARLPDDDPAVIALAAHYHNLIRHWAET
- a CDS encoding TonB-dependent siderophore receptor — encoded protein: MRGEKKLQSYAAVAVSVAMSAGLAGAGARAQEQTQTELPPVQVTAQAKKAAAKKRKAAPAAAAQPSPAVEAEPVASTEAAEETRGNLSSDGGVDGYRATRTSTATKTDTPLKDIPQSITVVPKELAKDQGSRDMRTALSYVPGIVVGQGEGHRDAPTIRGVSTTADFFVDGVRDDVQYFRDLYNVDRIEVLKGPNAMIFGRGGGGGVINRVTKKAEGERIYEATTTYGSFDTKRVEVDAGQAISNDFAFRILGMYEDSGSYRDFVDLERYGINPKIMFRPDDNTKVHLAYEYFRDDRTVDRGIPSDSRTGKPAKTDDSTFFGNPDDSYMYFKSHVATATIEHKFDNGVQVKNHTQYGDYEKFYQNVYANSALGNAGTITLGAYNSLMERESIFNQTDVSAKVDMGSGIRHTLLAGVELGHQQTDTLRDPVSGNYGLADGWNPVVPFDDPVTFTSPPWGTKEGPLNRTELTLAGVYLQDQLEIGRYFEVIGGIRFDRFDLDFSNSDGAAEARVDEVWSPRVGVVFKPLEQLSLYASYSKSFLPFSGEQFSTLSAANADMRPEEFLNREIGFKWDVAPRLSFTGALFMLDRENQLVAIGGGESAQIGKTRTEGGELTLTGYVTDNWEVVAGYGYQVAEVLEGGRTVSSTTGNEVALVPRHTFSLWNKYHFMPNWAAAVGVVSRSDMYASIDNTVTLPGFARLDAALFWDINENLAAQLNVENVLDTEYYSTAHNNNNITPGSPRAYFLTVTSRF